In the Hevea brasiliensis isolate MT/VB/25A 57/8 chromosome 8, ASM3005281v1, whole genome shotgun sequence genome, AAGTGTGGCTCTTGTACTGGAATTCATCACCCTTGAGTCTAgtatgtttgaatggctataagtagagctatatagctccaattggtgtgaggccaattggagatgaaacctaagacataatgctagaaatgtTATGAAGGAAGGTTGCCCAGAAACTGACTATAAGTTGTCCTAAATTAGGCTTGAATCCGGAATGACATATTCCGGATCTGTAGaaatgaccatataaacagtaattgGTAAaatgagcataactcactctaggaaattccaattgacctgattcttgaacctatgaaaACCTGAGATATAAGAGAACATTTATATGAAGAACTTATGGTCAAATTATGAACCTAACTCAACTAAATTGTTAAGCAAAGTTGGTCCAGCAAATCTGCCCTGTTCCTGAACCAAAGCTGAAAATCTTGAATATTAGGtacccaaccagttttggcaaaattgtcataacttaagctacaaaactacaaatgaggtaatttcaaagcaaaaattttcataagatatagaactaaaacttttctcTTTTGACCTGAACCCAGATCTTAAGCTAACTTAGAGAAATTATTAGAGTAAGTTAGAAATGACAATGCTGGAATTCCTGAATTTCAACAAATGTGCTTGATGACCTCCGAATGGTTAATAGGCATAACTttctctaaaaaactctaaatgaagTGATTTAAAAAGATTTGGAGATCTAAGactaagacaaaggcctaaaactttgttttagagacTTGAAACCAATTCTAAGTCTAAGGTGCTCGGATACCAGTTGCAAAACTTGGTAAAATCCTGGAAACAAGGAAAGTGTAGGGTTTAGTATCCTAAAACAGTCCTTGgtaatttaaccataactagagctacaaaatctcaaattgaatgattcaaaaagggaattaaaatttaaacataGGGGaataacttttgtgaagaaagtgaggccaaactgattatacatcttggccaaattgttaAGGAAAGTTAAAATAACAATTCTGGAAATTCATGGAATTTTCataaatgacttgaaatgtgaTAAGAACTTGACATAAATGGATTAATAATCACATGAACCATGTGAATAGGTCATTGGGACATATGTTCCCACTATGAATAGTGTACTAATGCTATGAGCATGAATAAcacatgaaataaattaataaatataaagatGTTAAAATTGCCCTTGTATGCCTAGACTTATGTGTATGAGTTGGAtcgattggcatgccaattagggaccacagatgtaGTACTGCTATGGCTTTTGAGCCTACTTCAtggatgatcattgatagacaatgtatgtctgatatgattgttcttttGGCTTTTGTGCCTGCCCGCTGGTTTTATGTATGACATGTTTTACTGGCTGTTATGCCTGACCGCTGGTTTTATGCCTGACAGATGCATACTTGATAGGCAAATGtggtgtctaactagtatactcctgtgtatccagtcttagcagtctgttataggttgctTGGACATTGAAATAAGTTAATAAGAATTGATGTTAAGCAAATGAATGAAAAAGATCCAAATGAACTAAATGTTCCAAAGATCACCAAAAAGTGTAAACTTGAAATGTACATAGGCATATGAATGAATTACATAAACATAACATTTCATGATATTACACACATGAAACCTGTATTTTTATTGTTTAGTTTATTttcgttatattattgcactactaagcaatatggttagcgcgttggtttggtttgtccacgcgtaggtactgaagacaaGGATCAATAGTGATTAGATCTGTAGTAGGAGAGTTGTAACCTCAGCTgttcattttggtagggcccatggatATCTGATATGTACAGTTTGCCCATTGTAAACAAATgaaagtttgtaattaaattttggaattGTATAAGTTCTGTAAATTATGTACatgaattatataaatgaaatgAGATGAATTACACATGAATGAATATGAGTTGCTTATATGAGTGGATGAAAACATGATATGATATGGACATGATTGGATATGATTTGAAATGATTTAAATTATGATGAGATTTATAAACAGGTAAATGTAATACAGGTCAAATGTTAATAAAACAGAGTAAACTCTATCAGTTTCTCCATAAAAATAtggtaatttaaaatataatgacattaaaactaataatgaataagacaagataagataaggtgcctCGGGCAcagattgtagcatgccttactcggctacattgtagatcgTGTAAGGAgtgttatatttagtggtatcagagcaaaagtttaggcgttcctaggcttagatagatagaaagaaataatgtGCATGACATGGATGGGCCTTTAATTTGcagtcgaggtaacactaataTAGATCTGTTCTTCTGTCTGTTTTATAGGTTAGATGGAGTCTGATCCTTCGGAGCACGGATCTCCTAGACCTATGGAGGAAGAAGTTGAGAGTCATGTATCTGCCCGTTGTCGGGATAGAGACACAAGAGAGGATTCGTCGCAGGGTGCCATTGGTAGGGCACAACAGGCATTTCTAGAGCAGATGACTCAGATGCTTCGTCAGGTTATCGGAGTCATTCCACAGGCACAGGCACAGGCACAGGCACAGGCACAGCTAGTTCAGAGGTCCCCACTAGAGAAATTGAGGAagtatggggctgtggattttaaGGCTACGAAGGAGGACGATCCAACAGTTGCAGAGTACTGGTTAGAGAGGACTGAGAGAGTACTACGACAGTTGCACTGTACACCTGAGCAACAGTTAGAGTGTGCTATCTCATTACTACAAGAGGACGCCTACCGGTGGTGGGTTATGGTGTCAAGAGTTGTGCAGCCTACAGTAATTACATGGGACTTCTTTTTGGCTGAATTCAAGAAAAAGTACATCAACCATGTTTATTTGGAGGCGAGACGGAGGGAGTTTCTAgccttgaggcagagacagctaacagtattagaatatgagagagagtttgtaCGGCTAAGCAGATATGCCTGGGAGGTGATGCCTACAGAGGCCGATAGGTGCCGACGGTTTGAGAATGGACTGAATGATAATATCAGACTTCTAGTCTTGGAACACCGGATTACTGATTTCTCCCAATTGGTGGTAGCGGCTCtgaatgtggagagagtcagggaTAGTGAGCAGACTAGGAGGAATAAGCAGCGTAAGAGAGGATCTGGATCGGGGCAGTCTAGCATGTCGACTTTTGCTAGTAAGAAGCCCAAGGGTTCACAGAGCTGCACACGAGGCGAAGAGGCCGCTTTGGGGTATCGATGGCGATTCTGGCACAAAGAAGAACGGATCACCCGGTGCGAATGCTTAcattgtggtaggagacacaaAGGGGAGTGTCAAATGTTGACTGGGGGATGTTTCCGTTGTGGAGCTACAGATCATTATCTGCGGGATTGCCCACAGAGGAGTGTtcccacagctccaccacagacAGAGAGGTCTGCCCGAGCAGCTCAGAGGGGTCGAAGACCTGCTAGGACAGAAGCGGCTGATACTTCACAGAAAGCTGCTTCTGAGACAGTCGAGAGGCCCGAAGCCATAGTAGCACCATGCGTATATGCCATGAAGGCTTGGGAGGAGTCAAATCTAGACACTGAAGAGGTGACACAGGAAAGCGAAGCAATGAGGAGGTAGCAGTTTCTTCCGctatttacatcaggtaaattttgaggacgaagtttttatttagaggggaagaattgtaacatcccaaacttctgagctctgaatagtactattttcagtcagtgaatagtactattcaaaggcagtttgaggactaaaaataagatgaaagtaaattgaaataagtaaaataaaatcAAAGTGACCATCTTTTTATGGACTTAATCAATATTACCGAAAAAGattgactataacccgatgaagggcattttggtcaattcactcatagagttgacttttgacttaaatgtcaattaaaatgagagagattaaaatattgaaagtgaATTAAATATATGAAAAGTGTGTGAAAATTTAAGAAGGGATATAGATGGAATTAAAtaaattgttaaaattataataaatacaattaaaaatttaattaaaaaggtgGATAATTATATAAGTATAAGACAAAAATAATTAATGCCAAAacgccttcttcttcttccatttctCTCCATGGCCGTCCCTAAGCTCCCCTAGCTCTTCCCCCATTTTAGATTTTCAAGCTCCATTTtccttgcatttctttcatatttTCCATAACCacaaacacaaaaacttgttaATTGATCTTGGAGAAGTGATTAGTAGCAAAAGGAGGCAAAGAAATTGAAGTGTTGGCAAGGGAAAGAATtggtcaagtgaggttagtgcctaatcttgcCTTTTTCCTTCTTTAACTCAATTcagctcaactaagcttttatcccaaaaatttgggatcggctatatggatttgctttctccactctaaacgattcctttaattcttgaaaaTGAGTTGAATTGAGATGGAATTACATGAGAAATGAAAAAGATGATGCATGATTAAGGGTtatggattttcagctaatgtaGAGAGAATTAGAGTTTTGAGGATTTGATGGAATTAAACTTGCCTAGTAGTGTTATTTGGTGTGTATACATGAATTATAATTTGAATTGCATGAGTTGTATGAGATTGGGGAAGATGaccaattagggtttggagaaatTTGGAGGTTTTGTGATATGATGTATAATTGATATGTTtgaggtcaaatattgaccaattAATGTGTATTGATTGAGAAATGAAGTTGGTGGTTGAGATGAATTAATGAATTGGAAGTGTGACTATTGTGCTGGAATTTTTGACCATTAAGTCCAGtaggtttgaatggctataagtagagctacatagcttcaattggtgtgaggccaattggagataaaacctaagatataatgctagaaatgtcatgaagGAAGGTTGCCCAGAAACTAACCATAAATTGCCTAAATTAGGCTTGAATCCGGAATGATATATTCTGGACCTGtagaaatgaccatatgaacagtaattggTAAAATGAGTATAACTCActttaggaaactccaattgacctgattcttgaacctatggaaacctGAGACTTAGGAGAACATTTCACATGAAGaatttaaggccaaattatgaacttaactcaactaaattgctaagcaaagttagTCCAGCAAATTTGCCCTGTTCCTGGGCCAAAGCTGAAAATCCTGAATATTAGGTACccaaccagttttggtaaaattgcTACAACTTAAGCAACAAAACTGCAAATGAGGTCATTCCAAAGCAAAAattttcataagacatagaactaaaacttttctcTTTTGACCTGAACCTAGATCTTAAGGTAACTTAGTGAAATTGTTAGAGTAAGTTAGAAATGACAATGCTGAAATTTCTTAATTCCAGCAAATGTGCCGGGTGACCTCTGAATGGTTAATAggctataactttctctagaaaactccaaatgaagtgattcaaaaagatttggaaacctaagacaacagcctaaaactttgttttaaggaCCTGAAACTAATTCTGAGCCTAAGGTGCTTGAATACTAGTTGCAAAATTTGATAAAATCCTGGAAACAAGGAAAGTGTCAGGTTTAGTACCCTGAAATAGTTCTTgctaatttgaccataactagagctacaaaacctcaaattgaatgattcaaaaagggaattaaagttcaAACATAGGGAAACAACTTTCGTAAAGAAAGTGAGGCCAAATTGATTctacatcttggccaaattgttaGGGAAAGTTAAAACAACAATTctgaaaattcatgaaattttcataaatgacttgaaatgtgaTAAAAACTTGACATAAATAGATTAATGATCACATGAACCATATGAATAGGtgattgggacttatgttccagCTATGAATAGTATACTAATGCTATGAGCATGAATAACAcatgaaatgaaataataaatataaagatGTTAAAATTGCCCTTGTATGCCTAGACTTGTGTGTATGAGTTGGAtcgattggcatgccaattagggaccacagatgcaGTACTGCTCATGGCTTTTGAGCCTATTTCACGGATGATCATTGATGGACAATGTATATTTGATATGATTGTTCTTCTGGCTATTATGTCCATCCGCTAACTTTATGTCTAACATGTTTTACTGGTTTTTATGCTTGCTcgttggctttatgcctgacagatgtatacctgATAAGCACATggggtgtctaactagtatactcccgtgtatccagtcttagcagtctgttataggttgctTGGACATTGAAATAAGTTAATAAGAATTGATGTTAAGCAATTGAATGACAAAGATCCAAATGAACTAAATGTTCCAAAGATCACTAAAAATGTGTAAACTTGAAATATACGTAGACATGTGAATGAATTACATAAACATAACATTTCATGATATTACACACATGAAACCTATACTTCTAttgtttagtttattttcattatattattgcatctctaagcaatatgcttagcacgttggtttgtctacgcgtaggtattggagagaaGGACCAGTAGTGATCAGATCTACAGTAGGAGAGTTGTCACCTCAACTGTTCATTTTGGTAGGACCCATGGATATCTGATATGTACATTTTGCCTATTGTAAACAAAtgaaagtttgttattaaatttgGGATTGTATAAGTTCTGTAAATTACGTACatgaattatataaatgaaatgAGATAAATTACACATGAATGAATATGAGTTGCTTATACGAGTGGATGAAAACATGATATGATATGGACATGATGAGATATGATTTGAAATGATTGAAATTATGATAAGATTTATAAACAGGTCAAATGTTCATAAAACAGGGGATGTTATGTCAGTTTCACCATAAAAATAtggtaatttaaaatataatgaaattaaaactaatactgaataagacaagataagatagggtgcctcAGGCACAGAGTGTagcatgccttactcggctacactgtagatcgagCAAGGGGTGTTACAGAGTTGCTTTTATGCAGTGTTAACAAGAGGCTAAAGCCCTGACTAGATGTTATTAAGGTCTTGGAAAGTAAGAATTTGCTTAAGATAAAACATAGTTTGGCTACTACTTGTATGCTTGGTAATGCACAGTTCTTGTGCAAATATGTGATTCCTTATTCAAATGAACTTGGGGACTTGTATTTGGCGAATCAGTTCATAGCCAAGAGAATCTCTATTACTGGTTGACAGTTCTTGGTCATTAAAAGGAAGGTGTTGTTACACTTTTCAATATTTGATTTATTGTAATTTTGGGGAATTCATGGACCACTGATTCTCTTGAAATACATTTATAAGTTTCATTTTGGAAAAACCATGAAAAGAAAGTGAAGGTTGTTTCGAGTATTTTGTTATGGTCTTTTTACCGTATTTTTCTTCACTGTATTTTTCATCGTTTCTTATTATAAAGAGTTTCTATTGAAACATGGAGAGAACTTTCAATTCCTGTTCTGTCGATATTGAGTTGTGGTGATTCTTTATTCTAGTTGTCTTCTTGTTTGTTTAAGCCATATACTTGAGTGGCAATGAGTTACAGAGAAGCATTCAAGCATCCAATATCTGCACAAAATCACAATCTTTATTGTTCTTTTGTGTGCAACTCCCTGAAAAAGTGGGTATGATTGTTGATGTTCTTCCTCAGTCACAATCTTTAGTCCAaattataccattctgtgattttgtTCTGCTGTAATTTTATAATCAATGCATGCCAAAATGGGGACTGCCATCAATCATACAAATAACCTTTTGTTGATTTGATACAGGCACTTTAATAGTAGTCCAGTAAAACACAATCAGTTAATCATTATATTCAAAATGTCTTTCTTGGCTGAAATGGTTTGCTGAAAGTAATATTTTACAGGCAAGAGGCATGAAATATGTGATATGCAGAAGATGCAAATTTGTGGCAATTATAAATAAACTATGCATGAGGCAATGCTGCTGGAAATGGCAGGGAGACTATGAAGTTCTCACTTGAGAAATATGACTGTTTAACAGTAAGAAGCCTTGTGAAGTGATGGAAAATGGAAGTTTTTAGTTTTCAATAATTCTCTGATCTATTTATAAAAGCTACTTTTCCCATATAAATTTGATTTGCCTACCATATGGTCATATATGATAGACTTGATCTGGCAACGAAGTAATAATTTCATGGTCGATAAAGTGTCTAGCTTTGATTAGATCAATAATTAAagacatattatttatttaatagatttaaattcgagttttatttttttttttaaataatattattttattttattataaataaagtaACAATTACTATCCACCAATTGAAAACAAAAAATTGTAATCCATGAAAAATTTTCAAGTAGAAGAAAACGGCATGTCGCATAGGTAGTGCAACGCTTGAACGGTCTAAAGACCTCACTAAACAACACATTATCCAAACCTCATCTCTACCCctttctctctctgtctctctcttccAGATGATGGGCTTCAACATCCTCAAAAGCTCACCTGTTTCTGCAACCAAAGCAGTTCTCATCACCCCCACAGCCAAAACCACTTTCTCCAAGGTTCTTTCTCTGCTTCATTCTGTTCCTAACTCCTGCAAAACCCATTTCAGATTTCCTTCTTCCAAACCCGCAGTCTATTCCATTTCTCTTGCTGGGTTCGGTGGCTCTTTCTACCGGAGAAAGCGTAATTTTCGTGGTGGATTAATCGCCATGGCTGCTCCTGGGTCCGTCCAGAAGTCAGAGGAGGAGTGGCGTGCGATTTTATCGCCAGATCAGTTTCGGATTTTGAGGCAGAAAGGCACAGAGTAAGGTTTTATATGTAACTGAAATttgtttgtatttttccatgtctTGATTTGTTTATTTTCTAttagtttaattatttataattgaaTTAATGTTTGAAACAAACTAATTGAGagctatttaattcatttatgtTGTTTGGAAGTTGGAACACAATTGAAAATAATCTCATATCAGTCATAGTAGAAATATTATCCTTGTTCGAGTGCAATGCAAGCCAGTTTGAATGGAAAGCATCTAATAATATGAGAGCAAGATGGGTAGTTTATGATTTCATTTGGGTGGTTCATGGGTTCTTTCTGTTGATGCATGCTGTTTGGTTTTATGAATTTGATGATGGTTCTGTTTCTGGAGTTCTGGTCATTAGGATATTAGGGTTTCAGGATCAGGAGTGAAGGGGAAGTTTTGTTTGTTAGAAATTAAAGAGACAAGGGAGGAACCAAAGAGATGTCTGCTTGCTTTTGGGTAAGGGATACAGTTATCAATTATACGTAATCTTTGACATTCTACATTGGAAAGTTAGTatttttcaaagaaaaaaaagctCTGATTTTTCTTGTGAGATTATTCATGTTAATACCAGAAAAACATGCATCCTGATATCTCATTCGTGTCAAATATTTATGTAGGATGCTGAGAAGGATCAGTTGTGTTTCAGTATCCAATAGGTTTATTTTTAGAGAAGCATGGATATCTTTTAGCGGAATTAGAAATGAATCCTGGTGGAAGGAGTATTTATACGTGTATTGTTGATACAAATGTGGTGTCGACACATCAACCAAATATAAATAATTGTTCTTCATAGCACAGGTTTAATCATGGTTTTAAATTGTGGTTGCGGGTAAAGGAAATGGGCTGTTGTAACTTAATGGTAACCATCATAAAGTAATGGTAATGGTCTGGCACTACATAAATTCTTTTGCAAAATTTGCAAAGTTGATAAAATGAGTAGATATTGGTGGAGACAAATAAAATTAAGATACACAACTATATAATAAGCATAAATACATCAAATTAGATGTTTTGTAATTAATAATGTATTTTAGCAAAAAGAATGATAAAAATATTTCAAGTTAGGGAAAAAAAAACATAAACCTATAGATCGGGCAAACTAATGCTTCATACTATCAATTTAACAACAAATCCAAcatcaaataaaattttcttcaacaaatatgcaaaataataataataataataatactcacCTTTTGCAAGAAGTGTTTCTAGAAAATAGAAATAGTTATAATAATCTTAGCGTGAAAAAGAATAAGAGAGAGATTTGTGCAAAGGAGGGGAAGTTTTGGTGAAATTTTGAGAGAAAGTGTTATAGAAACAATAGTTGGAAGGTATTAGCTGAATTATTGAGGTAACGGCCGTTACCGTTATTTAATGGTAAATAACAGCCCTTACTATTAAATAACGGTTGCAATGGCTGTTGCTAATGCAACTCAGAATCTGCCTTTAAATAACGGGGTAACGGGTAACAGCTTTTTGAAAAACCTATAAATAATGGCCATTACATAATGTAACGGCCGTTATTTAAAACCATGAAACTGCATATCTAAGGTGATATGTGTGCACCAAATTGTACTGCCTTAACCCTTAG is a window encoding:
- the LOC110647744 gene encoding uncharacterized protein LOC110647744, coding for MESDPSEHGSPRPMEEEVESHVSARCRDRDTREDSSQGAIGRAQQAFLEQMTQMLRQVIGVIPQAQAQAQAQAQLVQRSPLEKLRKYGAVDFKATKEDDPTVAEYWLERTERVLRQLHCTPEQQLECAISLLQEDAYRWWVMVSRVVQPTVITWDFFLAEFKKKYINHVYLEARRREFLALRQRQLTVLEYEREFVRLSRYAWEVMPTEADRCRRFENGLNDNIRLLVLEHRITDFSQLVVAALNVERVRDSEQTRRNKQRKRGSGSGQSSMSTFASKKPKGSQSCTRGEEAALGYRWRFWHKEERITRCECLHCGRRHKGECQMLTGGCFRCGATDHYLRDCPQRSVPTAPPQTERSARAAQRGRRPARTEAADTSQKAASETVERPEAIVAPCVYAMKAWEESNLDTEEVTQESEAMRR
- the LOC110647745 gene encoding peptide methionine sulfoxide reductase B5, which encodes MMGFNILKSSPVSATKAVLITPTAKTTFSKVLSLLHSVPNSCKTHFRFPSSKPAVYSISLAGFGGSFYRRKRNFRGGLIAMAAPGSVQKSEEEWRAILSPDQFRILRQKGTEYPGTGLYDKFFEEGVYNCAGCGTPLYKSVTKFNSGCGWPAFYEGFPGAIACNPDPDGMRTEITCAACGGHLGHVFKGEGFPTPTDERHCVNSISLKFVPANSSL